GTGAAAGAATGTCGTATCATGGAGATGAATCAAGCTGGAACCGATCGTGGATGGCAATTAAGAAGGTAATAATATTCTTTTTGAAGGGGTTTATTGTGTGTTATGAAAGGAACCAAGTACTTCCCTGATCTTCTGAACATCAACGTATAGGTCTGGGCTTCAAAGTGGAACGAGAGAGCTTATGTCAGTTGCAAGAAAACTAGAGTTGATCATGATGCCGTCTGCATGGCGGTGCTTGTTCAAGAAGTCATATGTGGTGATTATGCTTTCGTCATTCACACAAACAATCCTGTCACTGGTGATCCTTCAGAAATATACACAGAGGTAAATTCAGAGACCTTGCTTCGTTTTCTGTGCTATTCTTGAGTAAATATCCAGTAATCAAGAAATTGCGTTTCTCAGATTGTGAAGGGTTTGGGAGAGACCTTAGTTGGAGGATATCCAGGGCGAGCAATGAGCTTCATCACCAAGAAAACAAACCTCAAGTCACCAACCGTGAGAAACAAGAAACATATAGCATTTACATGTTTAACTCCATTTGATAGGGTTTCATAACAGAGTGAGGTGTTATTTTGGACTGTGCAGGTGATCAGTTACCCAAGCAAGAGGATAGGTCTGTATTCTAAACCCTCAGTCATATTCCGATCAGATTCAAACAACGAGGATCTTGAGGGCTACGCAGGCGCTGGACTTTACGACAGGTATTGACTAAGTGTTCCTCtctgtttgtctttttaaactCAATAAGCTTAAAAACGGTTATTGTAAGTGCAGTGTGATAATGGATGAAGCGGAGGAAGTAATGGTGGATTACTCAAGGGAGCAGTTGATAGTGGACAAAGCCTTTCAAGTGCGTCTCTTCTCAGCCATTGCAGAAGCTGGGAATGTCATTGAGACGCTCTATGGTTGTCCTCAGGACATTGAAGGCGTCGTCAAAGGTGGTATTATTTACGTCGTCCAAGCTAGACCTCAACTCTAAGCTCTCTCTACCTCTAAGACTTGCACCTATTATATGGAACGTGCTCCATATGAAAGTTAagtttataatcaaataatatcaAGCTGTATTACCTAACAATTATACTGCGAATGAAACCAGAAAAACCAAGGAACTACACTTGCAAGTCAAGGAAGTTATTATTACCTAAGCAACTGTTTCTCGGCGGTAGTATTTTATGATTGATCCCACAAAAAGACATTACAAAGGAAAGCTTTATGATTACCACCGTGTTAAAAAGTTGAATGGACTGGTCCTGATCATGATCATAGACCTTTCTAGATAATACAGCAGGATAAAAATGGAGGTGCCACAACATTCTGAAGTATGAGAACAGATGAAAAGTGAATCTAATTATAACTAGAAAGGAATTCATCAAGCTCCATACATCTCTATCTCAATGGAAGATGAAGTCTAAAACAATCCACATGAAAGAGATAAGAGGATCTCAAAGATCAACTccaacaataataaaataagaaagagGCTTTGGATTTTGGACTGTACCCATATATAGTGTAGAGCTGCAGCTGGCCATTGCTTATAAGCAAGATGAGCAATTCTTATTTTGGATCCTTCATAAGAACCTGAAGATaagctaaacaaaaaaaatatatgttacttATCACTGATGCACACGGCCACATAATACACATGAGCTATCGAACCAAACTAATCCAAACAATGACACAAATGCAAAGATCACTCTGTTTTATAACGCAGACGGAGTGACGAAACGCCGTCGTATAAAAACTTGTCCTAATACGACATCGTATGGTGGAGGACACGAAACGCTGCGTTGTGTTTATAAACTCATGCGCTTGATATTTATTCAGTAGCTAAAGAAAGTCGCGCGAATGGATACGCTTCTCATGGCTGCTACTACACGACTCAGATGCCTCCACGCGTCGACGTCCTCCTCCGCCGTCCCCACCGTATTCCGTTCGCCGGCGATACACCAGCTCTCATTCAGTCACGCACATTTGCTTTCCTTCCGATCGTCGACTGTAAACACGTGCGTGAGACGGTCCCGCTTCCCGGTTACTCGGAGAACCACTTCTCCGACGAGACGTGGCTTGTTTACCGTCAGAGCTTCGACGGAGAAGTCTATTGCTCCTTCCAATCGGAAACTAATTGTAATAAACTCGGTCGTAATCATAGCCTTAGCTGTAGCAAATCGCGTGCTCTACAAACTCGCATTGGTTCCGATGAAGCAGTACCCTTTCTTCTTAGCTCAGCTCATGACTTTCGGGTAACCAATATTGGCAAATGACAGAAACTTAGCAAGTGATGGAAGCTTAGCTTGTACTCactgcatgtttttttttgtttgcagttaCGTGTTGATTTACTTTACGATTCTGTACTCGAGGCGCCGTCTAGGCATTGTGACCGACGAGATGTTGAGTGTACCGAAAGGGAGATTTGCAATCATTGGTTTTCTTGAAGCTGTTGGAGTTGCCACTGGCATGGCTGCAGCAGGTAGGCTCTTTTTAAAGTCTAGTGCTGTTTGACAAGATGGAAACTTTTTACCATTTTTGTAACGGTTATGATTGGATTCTCTGTTGACAGCCATGCTCCCTGGACCAGTTATACCGGTTTTGAATCAGGTCTTGTTTGGTGTTTAGTTACTTTCAGTGTATGTTATTGCTTTGAATCCATGTCTGCTTACTACAATCTTAACTCCAATATGTTTGGTAGTCATTTCTGGTGTGGCAGCTGCTTTTTGCTATTTTCATTTTGGGCAGGAGGTTTTTGCTTAAGCAGATTTTTGGTTGCTTGTTTGTGGCTGTGGGCGTTGTGGTGGCTGTTTCAAGGTAAATTCCATGTTCTGATCTTTCATAGttactttttttgttataaattctTGATCTGAGCGTAGAGAAATGTGTGATTTCTGCTCTTATAATCCCTAAAGATGTCAATAGTAAACCATAATTACCTCTATCAAATTCACTATGCTAGATGAATGGTTAGATTGTTAAGAAGGTTGAAGGTTTTGGTATTCGTCATCCACATAGCAATAAGAATGCCCTTATTCTAGAGAAGCCTGCGTGGCATGTTGATACTGTAACTGTTAATTCTGAATGCTGACTCTAACTCATCTGCAGTGGATCTGGTGCAGATCAAACGCTATCTGGAATCGGTTTGCTATGGCCTGCTGTAATGATAGCATCTTCTGCTTTTCAAGCTGGCGCATCTATCATAAAGGTAAAGGCTGTgaacattttcttttttgtatattattttgcacCCAAGTTGTTAAGTGTTTTGTCTGTTAACAGGAATTTGTTTTCAATGATGCTGCAAAGCGTCTTGAGGTATCTTGCGcatattcatattcatattcatCTATCCTTCTGAAAGAGTATCCCCTGCATCAAAATAGAATGTTTATCTTTCGACACCTTGCTGAAATCTAAGCATAACGCAACAATGCAGGGGAAGTCACTGGATATATTTGTGGTAAACTCATTTGGATCTGGATTTCAGGTATCTACTACAATATGGCAGCTAAAAATATCATTATGCTAACGTATTATTTCCAGCCAAAACAATGCATATAGTAGAGTTCTACCTGAAGAGTTTGTGCAGAACCTTTGAAAGCTTCTTGTTTCACCTTCCCTCTTATCATTCAGTCATGCTTTATCTCTCCTACTTGAAAACAgctttttttgttatttggtcTAACGTTACGGATAACTGAAGATGTGCTTGTGCAGGCTCTTTTTGTGTTTCTGTTGTTGCCTTTACTCTCGAACTTGAAAGGCATTCCATTTGGCAGCCTCCTTTCGTATATAAAAGATGGTGCCGGCTGCTTCTTCAACACTGGAGCTAAGATTTCTGGTTAGACACCGTTCTTTCCACTCTAAAGTTGTGTTATTTTAATTAGCTGCACagtctgttcgtaatctatagTTCTATATTGAGGAATGATCATTTTCAGGCTGTGATGGTGCCCCTTTACTCCCACTGCTGTATATAGCCACCAATCTCGCTTTCAACATCTCAGTGCTCCATCTGGTGAAAATATCTTCAGCAATCGTTTCCTCCCTCGCTGTGGTGCTCTCAggttcatttttttcttatcatgGAAAAGTCTATTCAGTGTCATCTGATATCTTAAAGCCACGGTGAGTTTATGAGATAGTTTTGGTGTTGCAGTGCCATTATCGGTGTACATAATGTCAAAACCATTGCCGTATCTACCTGGGGGGACAAGCTTGAGCTCAAATTTCATGGTGGGGAGTATAGTTCTGGTTCTTGGTCTTCTTCTATACAACATTCCTACCACTCCAACTAAGCAAGACACTAAGACCTCCTAACACACACATACACTCTCTCTACTTTGGTTTAATCTCTTGGAAAACTGATACCAGTATAATTGTTTCCCAAAGATCAGAGAATTATTTGGGTGATGTTTGCAACTGTGGAAGAAGACTTGGTATATATTCGAAATTCCACTAACTGGTCATATTAAAACAGTGGAATTTCACTAACTGGTCACTGTTTTATGACAATAAAAGCTTACAGAAGTTTTGAACGGCTCTGTTTTTTATTAATCTGAAGACTTGTGAAAaggtgtttcttttttttaatgcaaaacaCTTTTGAATTTCTTATACAAATTCAATTACATTTCAATATATACACTATCAGAAGTTGATTATCACCTATGTTGTTTCTTCAAACGTGATAAATAGTAGGGCAAAAGTATTTTAGTTcctaatttgcaaaaaaaaaaaagtattttagttccataatatacaaatattttaattgtttgataaacatatttaagaaaaaatagtgCAAAAAATAATCCAGCTAGTAGCcacattttgagttttttcacacattcaattaatatttttgctttgtttttgttttcaaataatgTTCCACCATTCATATTTCTAAATCTTgaattatatcttaatttttaaaataaatgacattatcttatctattaaaacattaatattttaaaaaaaatcttaagaaACTCATGTTAATGCAAATATCAATCTTAAATTTAgaaaacactaaaaaaaatCGCAGTTTTGAGAaattctttattaaaaaaaaaagataataagtGAACCTTAATGGGGCTCTGGAGTATAAAGGAAACATAATCGAACGGCCCAAAAGCCAACAGGTGAAAAGTCCATTGAGTGGGAGTTCATCGAGTCGTCTCAGAAGTTGCTGcgatttatttacctctcaagTCACCGTTTTACCGTCGGTAAATTCCACCACGGCCAATCTCTCTCCTCCACACGCGCCGAtcaccatctctctctctctctgtactGCACTTTTCTCTGTCAACTATTTCTTCCCTTCTCTCTTTTTGCAATTAGGGTTAGGGCTTTCTTCTCCACTCCCATCTCTCGCTTCCAATCAATGCGAAAAGCTCCTCTCTTTTTGGCAGCTCACGATGTTTGGTCACCATACCCAACCCGAGATTAACCCTAATCAGATCGGCACCAGCTCCGCCACCGTTGTCGAAGACCATGTCTCCGCCTCCGCAGCCTCCGCTGGTCACATTCCTTACGACGATATGGACGATATCCCTCATCCCGACTCCATCTACGCCGCCTCCGATTTGATCCCCGATGGCTCTCACTTGGTGCCTCACCGATCCGAGGGATCCGAGTTACTAGGCTCACGGCCGATGGAGGGAGCTAATCAGCTAACGATCTCGTTCCGTGGTCAAGTTTACGTTTTTGATGCTGTTGGTCCTGAAAAGGTGATTACTTTGCGTGTTAGTAGTGTGCACTTTTCTGCTTTGAGCTAATCTTTGATTTGGTAGGTTGATGCTGTGTTGTCGCTGTTGGGTGGTTCTACTGAGCTCTCTTCTGTGCAGCAGGGGATGGAGCTAGCTCCACAGAATCATATGGTAAGTTTCGTTGTTTGTTTGTGTTCAAATCCTGCACAATGGTGACATtcagttatgtttttttttttttgttccgttGTTTTTTTTAGCCTGCTGTTGTGGAATACCAGAACCGCTATAGCCATCCGCAACGGGCACAGTCATTGGATAGGTTTCGGAAGAAGAGGAATGCTAGATGTTTCGAGAAGAAAGTACGATATGGTGTTCGCCAGGAAGTGGCGTTAAGGTCAGGGGTTTTCTAAGCTTTTTTAGCCGTTGTTATTTTAAGATTGAGGTGCGGATCACTCTTTGAGTTAACCAAGTTCTTAGGCCTAGGGGCACTCTTGGTAAAAGGTAGCTTTGTTGCAAGTGGGGTATTAGCAAAGACCTTTAGAGCTTGAGTAGTATATACTAATGTCACATTTGTCTGTTAGGAAATGGATTATATGATGGGTACTCCTTTGAAGAGGCTGGACATATGTCTTTCACATTTCTTGAGATCAATAACGTAGTATACTATAGGCTATAGCTAAGCTGGAAAGTTTCTTTGTTGTTAGCGGTGATGTGGTTTGTTAAATACTTCAACGTATTTGTGTGCTATGGGTTAAAAGAAAAGCTAACTATTGTTAAAAAGTTTGGTGGC
The Brassica napus cultivar Da-Ae chromosome A1, Da-Ae, whole genome shotgun sequence DNA segment above includes these coding regions:
- the LOC106442006 gene encoding protein CLT2, chloroplastic → MDTLLMAATTRLRCLHASTSSSAVPTVFRSPAIHQLSFSHAHLLSFRSSTVNTCVRRSRFPVTRRTTSPTRRGLFTVRASTEKSIAPSNRKLIVINSVVIIALAVANRVLYKLALVPMKQYPFFLAQLMTFGYVLIYFTILYSRRRLGIVTDEMLSVPKGRFAIIGFLEAVGVATGMAAAAMLPGPVIPVLNQSFLVWQLLFAIFILGRRFLLKQIFGCLFVAVGVVVAVSSGSGADQTLSGIGLLWPAVMIASSAFQAGASIIKEFVFNDAAKRLEGKSLDIFVVNSFGSGFQALFVFLLLPLLSNLKGIPFGSLLSYIKDGAGCFFNTGAKISGCDGAPLLPLLYIATNLAFNISVLHLVKISSAIVSSLAVVLSVPLSVYIMSKPLPYLPGGTSLSSNFMVGSIVLVLGLLLYNIPTTPTKQDTKTS
- the LOC125578556 gene encoding GATA transcription factor 25-like, encoding MFGHHTQPEINPNQIGTSSATVVEDHVSASAASAGHIPYDDMDDIPHPDSIYAASDLIPDGSHLVPHRSEGSELLGSRPMEGANQLTISFRGQVYVFDAVGPEKVDAVLSLLGGSTELSSVQQGMELAPQNHMPAVVEYQNRYSHPQRAQSLDRFRKKRNARCFEKKVRYGVRQEVALRMARNKGQFTSAKMTEGAYNSGTDQDSAQDDSRPEILCTHCGISSSCTPMMRRGPSGPRTLCNACGLFWTNRGTLRDLSKRTEENQMAIIKPVEGGSDAGANNSNSEPATVEGHAVLVSLANGDQSNLLGNH